The nucleotide sequence CCCGCAAAAAACAATTGCCATCTAGCCTTGTTTAAACTCATCGCTGGAGGGATCCAAGTCACCAATCTTTACTTAGCATACATTTGTAGTGTATTTGTGGAGAATAGAGTTACATATTAAGTTCTGTCAAATATATTTTAACTTCTTAAATCTTGTTAAGTTAAATAGCTATAAGAATGTAGCTTAGAGTCATTGTTTCTGGGACCCACTAATGATTTTGAATGAGAGCCACATACTAACATGGTTAGTATTTTAGGTTTTCAGTGGCATGAATGCATTTGGCACTTAGTCCTGTGATCAGAAATTTTTACTGTTAGATAAATTCAGAAAGTATTAAATTACTGAGTTAAATCAAAAGTTTCAATAAGTGATAAAGATTATTATTTACATCCTCCATAAAAACGTTTTAAGTATCTTGTATATGCTAGGTACCATACTGACTTCTTTGCTTTGTTCTAATTTGCTAGTTAACAAGTGAATCAATATTAACAAATTAAtacttaatgtaaaactgatgtctttTTACAGCATTTTTCCAATCTTGATCGTCACCTTTTAGGAAACGTACCATAGGTGCACATACAGTAAAAAATTGTACTTTGagctttttattttactttaaagtTTCAATGCATTTAGTCTgaattctttcttatcttttaccTTTTTGTATACACAAAAGTTTTGAAAATACTGTTCATCCTCATATAAAATTATGCCAGTTTAATGACCCACCTGTCTGGTCTATATGTACACAATTCCCTACAAAATTTTATTCTAAAATCATTTGCCCCAGAATTGTGAAGAAATGGAATCTTTTATATACTTCAATTTATGAAGGGCTTCAGAAAGgttattggtttttgttttgggtttttttttttcagaggggGCGGTGGTGgttaagtttgtgggaaaatcctaTTATCGTCATACTTTTTTTCCACAAGATTTTGGAAGTTCCTTGCACATCCGATTTCTGCCAGCTACCCTAAAGGAAAAAGAtttttcgtctcagaaacccacaggggcagttctaatctctgccctatggggtcacttgtTGGAATCCACTTGTTAGCAGTGGGTTGAGTAATATAATGAGCACTTAAAATGCTGCTCCATAATaagggttgtttgttttgttttttaagttttttcATATTAATATGGTTTGAATTCTTTgtgtaatattttaattttacacaTAAAATTAGTTTATTTGAATTTTAATAAAAACCTAGGACTAAGCCTACTTGTTCATTATATGGCTTTTGCCTTTACATATTACAGGAGAAGTACTAGTGACATTTCCAGTTAAGCATTGGTCTACTATATGgtaggcagttcgaacccaccagtccctccatgggagaaagatgaggctgtctatcccggtaaagatttccagcctctgaaacctacaggggcagttttactctgccctctcAGGTCCctctgagttagaatggactccacAATAGTGAGTTGGTTCTCTGGGGTTTTAGCTATTCCAGATAATTTACAATGTAGATTGATATAAATTCTAGTTTAAATTAAGTTTTTAATCTACATTTTCATACCttctattattattaatcatttcgaACAGGAACTGTTGTTAACAACACTGATTCTTGTTTCTCCTATCTTGAAGGATCCTTATTCAAAGTCAGAATGGAACGATTTGTAGTAACAGCCCCACCTGCTCGAAACCGTTCTAAGACTGCTTTGTATGTGACTCCCTTGGATCGAGTCACTGAGTTTGGAGGTGAGCTGCATGAAGATGGAGGAAAGCTCTTCTGCACTTCTTGCAATGTGGTTCTGAATCATGTTCGCAAGTCTGCCATTAGTGACCACCTCAAGTCCAAGACTCATACTAAGAGGAAGGCAGAATTTGAAGAACAGAATGTGAGAAAGAAGCAGAGGCCTCTGAGTGCATCGCTTCAGTGCAACAGTACTGCACAAACAGAGAAAGTCAGTGTTATCCAGGACTTTGTGAAAATGTGCCTGGAAGCCAACATCCCACTCGAGAAGGCTGACCACCCAGCTGTTCGTGCTTTCCTGTCCCGCCATGTGAAGAATGGAGGCTCCATACCCAAGTCAGACCAGCTGAGAAGAGCATATCTGCCTGACGGATATGAGAATGAGAATCAGCTCCTCAACTCGCAAGATTGTTGACTAGGAGGTTACCACCATTATGATCAAGATCAATAATGTGGAGTATTAAAGTTATGTGTTAATTGTGTGgctcatttttatatttatttcattaaaatCATGTGATGCAGAATAGTTTTGCAATGTGTATAtagctgcaggggaaagcaaaacaCATCACAGCAAgacttattgttatttttaatcaccAATGGTATAAAGTAAAACTTAGCTTTAGAATGTATTAGGATACTTGAAACCTGACAGTTATCTTTTAAAATTGATGGTTTTTCTCCTGAAATGTGCATGGAAGAACTGCCCTGCTATTTTACCCTTTTGCCATGTATGAGTATTCCTTGTGAGGTTATTCGGATTGAAGGTTAGCCTAGGAAATTGAAACTGCTGCCAGGCAACACCATTCACAGTAACTTAAAGGAGTATTTCTTCTTAGAGGAGTCTCTTCAAAACGAAAGGAATGAGAGCGAACTTCGTATATTTTCAAATCCCTTGCAGAAATGACTCATCTATTTCAAACTGCTTTGCTTGTATATGATAATATATCCTTCAAttcccccccacctttttttcctttttgaaatgCCTATCTAGCAGCAGCTTCAAGTGACCAAAAGACTAAAATCTTTCTCGTAATGTCAGTGCCAAAAGATGGGAATTGTTGCAGTGACAAGATTTTAGTCTCTAATAAATTAACCATATCTTTTATGCATCATCTTGGGTTTGCAAACTTTTTTAAGATCTTGATAATAGAAGAACCCAAGATTGGCAAGGTAGACATTTTATTACTTGGTTTCATATTTTTCACAGAAAATTAGTAAATACTCTTTGGCTGTCAGTAATACAGAAGTTATACTTTAATTTTGCATATGTTTGTATAATACTTAATTTACTTATTTCTTACCTACTTTGCATCTGGTGGTATAAGGTTTtaggtggtaaaaaaaaaaaaaaaaacttccagaAATTGACAGTAATCCTGCGTAACTATTACGGGAGGGAGAATGATACGTAGTGCTGCTTTGAAGTTACAGTCAGGAAAAGGTCAACCATGTTCAGGAAATTAGCTCTCTGAACCACAGTATCCTGTATGGTCATCAAAGTAGCTTAGTTCAGTTAAGTCTTCTATAGCAGATACctaaattatattttttaaaataaactgaTTAGAGCTTTAAATGAGTTCTTTGGGGGGAAAATATATTGCTGTTGAAAACAAGTGATTGAGACTTGGAGTTATGTTTAGTTCATTTTACTACAAACGAAAAGCCAAAGTCAATAGGAGAAAGGTATATTTTTGGAAGCAGTATTCCATATCTAAGTTACATACTTTAGTTCCTAGTTTATGTTGTCGAGAGTAGCCATCtcgttttttattttgttatttaatcCCCCCACCAAAAGAAAAGTCACTTGTCAAGAAACGGataatctgattttttttatccTCATTTTCAGGTAGCGTAATGCCTAGAATAGTGCTGTCGGTTATAAAGCACATAGTCGATCATGAAATCAACAGAAAAACCCACTGTCCTTTTCCAGTAGAAAACAATTTGCAGGCAACCATGTCTAAATTGAACTGTGATGGTGAAAATGAAAATCTAAGATGCTAAGAAAATAAGTATCATTGATACATGATTTTCTATTACTGGTTAGATCATGTTTCCTATATCTTCAGGTTCTTATTATACACTAGGGGCATCCTATTATATCATGTCTTTAGAAACCTTTTTCCATGTAGCCAATGGAGTTTATAAAGTTTCTTTACTAATTAGGAAACTAATTACTTGTGATGTTAACTTTTGCCTTatagttaaaaaatatatgtcaGTGATTTTCACCCTTTCAGACATACAAATTACAAGAAACCATGGTTGGCATATGTTAGATGACATGGATTGTGGAAAAGACACTGCTTTGGAGGTTTAGTGAATGTGTAAAGGAGCTTTCAATCTTGACTACAGTGTTGTACAGTGATACTATGCTATTGGGAAAAATAGCAACCCCCGCACAccattttttaagttgtatgcataaacaaggTTTGTAGTGTTTCATTTATAAACTGTTAAATACATGCTTACCTGTTTATAGTGTGTGCTCAAAAGTATGATAGTATGTCTTCCGGAATTTCACTATATGCTTACAGTAAATAGTTACTAGATTATTGAGGTGTTAAATTTCTTGTTGGTTTCTTCTTGATTATACAGGGCATATAGCGAACTTGACGGACATTGTAATCACTTTTTACAGGGTGAAAACTTAGAAGGATAGTGTGTGAGAGCCTATTGTTATTTTATCCATTATCATctttaagttttgttttgtttttaacaaagtTTTTGTATTTGCCCCTGCTCAATTTTCAGGGACCAGAATCTTAGAGTTGTAGCATCGGTTTAGGATTGCTCTGAAGTACTCATTGCTTAAACTGTTCTTATAACAGTTGGCAAGTTCCCAAAGAAAGCTGAAAGTTCCATGTTAAAAACCTCTGCTTGAAATAATTTATACAGGAATGTTACTGGAAAGCAAATCAAAACAGAATTCAAGGTAGCTGCACAAGTAAAGTCAACAAATTGGTCGTTTGGTGCTTCGTCTTTGTAAGGGCTCTCTATGGTTTGACTTGCCCCAACTGCAATTAAATAAGGACATCACCTTAAAATATCATCTGAATTATTAGAAGTTTTGCCTTTCATTTGTTGGAAAAGTTTATTAGTCTGTAATTGCTTTAGCTTCTGGTCATCACTGATTAAAATGTGAGTAGTGAAATGGCtaccttaaaccttttttctcatCCCGTATTATAGGTTTCAGAGGTAAATAAAATTCTTATCTAGTGATATTCTTGTTTCTGGAATACTGTACTAATTCATAATTTACTATATTCACTTTTTTTGTTCCTGTGCTTTTTTTCTTTGCTCATGCATGTATCAATATAAATGTGTTGCTTttttgaattttgtctgtgacttttagaaataaattttaaaaacaaaaagcagttTTTCAAAATGCATTTAACATTTGTGACTCAGTAACAATACATGTTTTAATTCCAAAAAGTAAAtagaattttaatattttttctaatatatGCTCCCTTTTCTGGAAATGTTGGTCTTTATTCCTAAATTAGATGGTTCTTATTCCTCCAATTTGTATATCAGTAATGTCAAATAAGTtaaattagtacttttaaatggaaacattttaaCTTTATGCTTTTAGAAATGTGAAAGGTAAGGACCTTTTTACATTTGATAGGGTTTATTGCATTTTTGAAGGGTTTGCTGTATTAGATACTTGGGACAAAAGTAATGCAAAGTAATTGAAAACCACCTTACCTTTTAATAGACTTGCATATTTTTGAAGGAAAAATATACTATTCATTGCTACTTGGcaaaaaataaatgtataaagtAATAAGTTTGTATTAATTTTCATTCGTAGAATTAAAATGCTAGAAAAGGCCTTAGGAAATCAGTCAGGACTTTGACTTTCCTTGTAATATCCAGATCATCAGAGGCCCatgttcactttttaaaaatttataaaataccAAATCTTGTTAAACAATTGGGTGTGTGTTCATCTTGGTCTCAGAATTCAATGTTCTTTTGGGGCTTTCATTATGTTTTGCGTGTAAATTTCAGTCAGACATAATTTTATACCTACGGTAAGCTATGATGTGATGGAAAGATGCTCCTAGGAGCAGATGTGTAAGCTAAACTTGGGAAATAGATAAGGATTTTTATGTGAGGTGATTCATTTAATATAATGGCATGCCTGCCAATATGTCACTAGActatataattctagtatattcagTCACTATCCTTTGCCAAATAATACACCAGTCACTGGACACAGCAGAGAAAACTAAAAACTGCTGTCCTCCAGGAGCATACATTCTAATGATGGCTTATTGTCATAATACGGTTACCCATAGGGATAAAAAGTCTCAGTCTTTTCTAGGAAACTCAGTTAAacattctttctgtttcattgctGAAGAGTTACTAGTGGTTTCATCAGTGTTCTTCACATTTTAAGTTTCATACGAAGGTCAATATGTTCTAATAGTGTGTGTATTCTATAAAGTATCGATTTCCAGATTAAAACTATTAAACAGGAATTTAAAGGCCTGCAACATAGAATCTTCTatacacattttaatgtaattcctAAAGTACACCAAGAACTTTATTAGATATTGGATATCAAGATAATTACTGCTGTACTTAATTACACTGTGACATTTACTATAATCTAATCCCATGGGCTGGTATCTTTATTGGATTTTAGGCTACTCATTTTTTTTCAGTAAccataaaataaattaatgtgtAATTTAAGACTTTGTTTCTAttcctatttaattttttaagcaGGTACATGAAGTATCTATTTAGTGATGATGTTTAATGAATTCTTTTAAATCTTACAAGCCCCACTCTTATGATGATGTCCTGTAAGAATAAACACCAAATATGAAAACATGTAAAAGGTTTGTTTTAATAGTATAATTTTTGAAACTGCAAAAACCCTGAATATTCAAGAAGGTTATGGCATTCTTACTGtagaactatttaggttatctgtaAGTATGGTTAGAAAGAGATCTACAATATTGCCAAATTTAAGATCACAGAGTTTATTTTCTCACTGCTGAAACAAACTTGTAAAAGAACAATGCTGTTTAAGTGCAGTATGCTTCATAAGAGGTGGTCAAGCATGAACCAGGTGTAAAGATTACTTAAATGTGGTGATATGAAATGCAGCAGCAGAAGAATGTTTACTTTTTAATACATCCTGTACAGTGACTGATTTACACGTATTTGTTATTTTGGTATGCAAACAAATGTGAAATACACTTTTATTCACACGTTCTCACACAATAATTTTACCCAAATTGTAAAGAATATGAATATTCCATAATCCATCTACCACactaataaaaatgttaaagaatTTTATTTGCTGAACAAATATTTTAAagcttttattttgaatacttttcaAATTACTTTTATAAAGTGCATATTTATAAAGTGGTCATCTTTCTGTTGCTCAAGTTCTATTGCATTTGTTAAATCTATTGAGAAGTCAGTCTTATAACCTGTGACTATTAGCTACCCCTGTGCTTTTTCATTCTCTAAATAGCCTATGCCTTCTAATGGTTTTCAGTAGTTGTATATATTATTTCTCTCTGCTTCAATAATACAACAAACAAAATTACCGCAAAAACCCCATTAGTATGTTTTTAAATCTGTTAGTCAATAGAGGGAATGAATGCTATGTTGTATTGTCACATAATTCTTTATTATCTTTTAAACTAATATCTTAATTTTCTAGATTAGAAAACAAGTATGAGATACGGATTGGAATACCAGTCTGCTAATGATTTGTCCTCTGCTTCTTCCAGGAGATGGCTCTAAACTCAGTCTTTTTTTATAGTAAATTCAGTGAGAGTTTACACATACtttcattcaacaatttaaacaccTTACTAACCTCCCTATAGCTTTCCTGTCACCTCtcccttttttctttctccctctttcttccctgtcACCTAAATTTTCACTGGTCTACCTtctccaggcgtcctcaaactacggcctgtgagccacatgcggcctTTTATCctcctgccgggtgttttttccccatttgttttttacttcaaaataaaatatgtgcaatgtgcataggaatttgttcatagtttaaaaaacaaaactatagccctccaacaggtctgaggaacagtgaactggcctcctgtttaaaatgtttgaggacccctgcaagcCTATTGCTTCCCCTTCTGTTCCCTTCTCTTCCTTATCAGCTGGGTAACCACCAAAATATATACCTTTGATATGAGAAAATTtatcttgcttttctttttctgttataaCAGTAGTCTCATACGATATTTGTCCTTcatgattgactaactttactcagcataatgttctctaatccTGTCCAGGGCATGCAGTATTTCATAGATCCATCATttattagtgatgcatagtattcaaTTGGTGAGTGTATTCAATTGGCTGTACCAGTGTTTACCCATCTCCATTGGTGGGCATTTGGGTTGTCTCCATGATCTTGTTATTGGGAACAGTCAGTGTGATGAACATGAATGTGCATGTATTTGCTTGTCCTTTGTTCCTTACTTCCTTAGAGTATATACTGAGTAGAGGTATTAGTGAGTCACATGGTATTTGTATTCCCATTTATTTATCGAAGTGCATACACTATAAAACAggtcaagggaatattgcatgaccaaaatcagaaaaggtgtgcattagggttgtatcttctcactatagttattcaatctgcatgctaagcaaatcatgtatggattttatgaagaaaaatgtggcatgaggattagaggaaagtttattaacaaactgctatatgcagatgacacagccttacttgctgaaagtgaggtggacttgaagcacttgctggtgaagataaagaactgcagtcttcagtatggattataacaatgTTATATGAccaactcacaactggaccaataggtaacatcatgataaatgaagaaacagttgaagttgtcaaggactttgtcttgcttggatccacaatcaatgctcgtcaaaacagttaagagatcaaaagagaggTTGAATTAGATCTATATGCTGCACAAAAtagtgtattgaaaagcaaggatgttactttgagtactaaggtgtgcctgacccaagcaatggtattttcagctGCCTCATATGGACGTGAAAGTAGAACATTGAATAGGGAAAATTGAGGAATAGAATTGtgttgttggagaagaatattgaaaatacactgctaaaaggacaaaccaatctgtcttggaaaaagtgtagccagagtattccttaaaggcaaggattgtAAGGctcttttacatactttggaaatatcaaaagagaccagtccctggagaagg is from Tenrec ecaudatus isolate mTenEca1 chromosome 2, mTenEca1.hap1, whole genome shotgun sequence and encodes:
- the CGGBP1 gene encoding CGG triplet repeat-binding protein 1; this encodes MERFVVTAPPARNRSKTALYVTPLDRVTEFGGELHEDGGKLFCTSCNVVLNHVRKSAISDHLKSKTHTKRKAEFEEQNVRKKQRPLSASLQCNSTAQTEKVSVIQDFVKMCLEANIPLEKADHPAVRAFLSRHVKNGGSIPKSDQLRRAYLPDGYENENQLLNSQDC